CTTGTTCAAACGCTTGGTCAAACACATCATCTAGGGTATCAAAGCGGCTACCGTACACGGTTATGCCATCTTCTTGCTGTAAAACTAAGCGTTCACTATAAGCTTTAATTTTAGTAACAGCTTGATTTAGCGCTGGTAACTTTGCAATGGGTTCTCCGGTTAACTCGCTGACAGCACTGTTAATGGCATCGCTAGCTAACACTAAGCTATCTTCTACTAAGCTTAGTGTTTGAATAGTTTGCTGCCGAATATCAGCTTGAAACTGTTGTAAGTTTTGTTGGGTAGCGCGATCCGTTGCAATGTTTTGGTTTTTTAACCATAACTGGCCCTGAGTATTAATACGCCAAAGCTCTTTATCAGCCGCTTTTATGGCCACATTTTGAGAATTAACCACCAGATCTTTATCTAAATGGATGTCACAGCTGTGCTCTGACTTGGCGAGTGCAGCCTGACTGACGGTGCTGAGGAGTAAGCTACTGGCGATGATGATGGCTTTCATAAGTTTGTCCTTTCTTAATATTGTTAGTCATTATGTTTTAAACGCGTTTTGGCGTGAATATGACTTAAACAAAGCAAACTTAAGGCCAGTTTTATATTGTTGTTTTTAAACGATTTAAATTTTATCTTGGCTGAGAGTTGAGGATAAGTTAGTGCATTTAACCATTAAATAGTTAAAAAAATCTAACAGTAATAGAAATAATAATATCGTTATAGGAGGAAAAATAGTGTTGAGAGCGAAATGTTTTGGTTATTGAAAACCAGCGGTGAGTATCAACAAATCTTGAGATCAGTATCAACATGCACCGCTAAATATAATGATTAATAAACAGTAACCGCTAATTATGGATTTACTACTTCTTGTTCGATAATCATATCAAGAACCCAACGCACACTAGAAGCGTCTGCGGCTGGATTTTTTAACGTAACTTCTTTTATACGTAAGCGATAAGCTACACCGGGTTGTGGCGTAAACCCTTCAATTTCATCATAAAATAATTGCCATTCTGCTTGCTTAGTATCACGTACTTTTAAGCACTGTTGTACCGCAACACCGGTGCAGGTTTGGCGTTCGGCAGCAACATAGACTAACTTTGTGGTGGCATTGCTTAAGTCAGGTTGTAAGCTAAATTGGTACTGCTGATCTGCTTTAGATAAGGTCAGGGTTTTACCGGCAATAGCGACCTGCGGTCGGTTTTGCAAAAACTGACTAAAAGCTTGCTCACGTTCCATAGCGCTGGGTTCACAAGCCATCATAGTGCTAGCTAATTGAGAAACCACCAACTCGCCATTATCTATTTGGTAGTTACCCATAGTGTTATTACAGCCGGTAAAGCCAGAAATTTTACCTTCATGTAATGCTATTTGTAACGGCTTTTGTGTCGCATTTGCCTCTAGCTGTTGGTAGTCGCCTTGTGGCAAGTTAATTTGTTGACATGCTGTCAATAACACCATAGCTGAAAACACCGATAAACGTTTAATTAGCATCTATTTGCTCCAATCATCCTGAATTGTTCAGCATTATGGTACGGCTAGACCTAATGTAAGCTGAACAACTTAAATTAAAATATCTAGGTTGGATAGACGACTAATATATATTTTTAATTACTTTTTGGAATATCAAAGAGAAATCCATTCTTATACATATATACGTATAGATGGCTAAAGTATCTGAAACAATTAAGTATACAGGATGCTTTATGCTTTTATCTTCGCTAGTGGCGCAGGCCAGCCCATTGTCTGAGCAGCAAATAAGTCAGCTGCAAAATGTGGTTAGCCAATTAAACCCACTTCAACAAGCTTGGGTCAGCGGCTATCTTGCTGCCGGCGCCCAGCTAGCTGGGCAGAATGCGCTTCAAGGTCAGATTCAGGGTGCGCCTCAGCCTGCACCAGCTATCGCCAGTCTGACCATTTTATTTGGTTCGCAAACCGGCAACGCTCGCCATCTTGCTGAAGCACTAGCAAAACAAGTAACAGTTAAAGGCATTACGGCGAAAATTATTGATATGGCTGATTACAAAACTAGCCAGCTAAAAACGAGCAATATCTAATTATCATCACTTCTACTTATGGCGAAGGCGAGCCACCTGAAAATGCAGTCAGTATATATAATTTTTTATTTAGTAAAAAAGCGCCGCAACTGGCTGGGTTAAAATATGCTGTTTTAGGTTTAGGTGATTCCAGTTATGAGTTTTTTTGCAAAACAGCACAAGACTTTGACCAACGCTTAACGGAGCTTGGAGCAACATCGGTGCAAACTCGAGCTGAGTTAGATGTTGATTATCAGACTGAAGCTGACAGCTGGACTGAGGCCGTGATGACTAAGCTAGAGCCTGAGCTAATTGCGAACAACGAGCCTAGTGCGCCATTATCGGCACAGGTTATTGCCTGGCCGGGTGTCGATGCCAATCAGGCAGCGGGTCAGACAGCCAGCCACTATACTAGCGACAAGGCTAGCCAATACAGTAAACAAAACCCGTATGCAGCAGAGCTATATACGCTGCAAAAAATTACCGGTCGTAACTCCACTAAAGATGTGCGCCATATTGAAATTTCACTGGCCAACTCGGGCTTAAATTATCAGCCGGGAGATGCATTAGGCCTATATTTTTTAAACGACCCGCAATTAGTGCGGGAATTATTGTTGTTAACCGCCATTGCACCCGATACGCCGGTAAATTTAGGCAGCGTTAGCTTAACGGTATGTCAAGCCTTAACCGAGCAGTTAGAGCTTACTCAATCTTATCCAAGCTTTGTGGAGAAATATGCGATTGCTAGTAATAACTCAGCGCTAATCGCACTTAGTGGCGATAAAGCCATGTTACGAGACTACATTAACAATCGACAAATTATTGATATTGTTCGCGAACACCCTGGGCTTATTCGAGCTCAGCAGCTGGTAAATGCGCTGCGCAAGCAACAACCGCGGCTGTACTCTATCGCTTCATCACAAGCTGAAGTGGGTGATGAAGTGCACCTAACGGTAGGTGTGGTGCGCTATAACGCATTTGATAAAACTCATTTAGGTGGTGCTTCTGGTTTTCTGGCAGAGCGGTTAGCCGAGGGTGATAAGGTAAAGGTGTTTATTGAGCAGAATAACAACTTTCGCCTACCTGAGAATGACAATACTGCCACCATTATGATTGGACCGGGTACCGGTATTGCGCCATTTCGAGCATTTTTACAAGAGCGTGAAGCAC
The sequence above is drawn from the Rheinheimera salexigens genome and encodes:
- a CDS encoding DUF2884 family protein, which codes for MKAIIIASSLLLSTVSQAALAKSEHSCDIHLDKDLVVNSQNVAIKAADKELWRINTQGQLWLKNQNIATDRATQQNLQQFQADIRQQTIQTLSLVEDSLVLASDAINSAVSELTGEPIAKLPALNQAVTKIKAYSERLVLQQEDGITVYGSRFDTLDDVFDQAFEQAIEQAVTQSIGSMMLVVGKALTTGEGSFEQRMDAFSQKMDNFGTQLEQRIESQVGMLEQRGEALCDSLIKLDALETAIQQAIPQLRQYDLIDAKRNDKA
- a CDS encoding META and DUF4377 domain-containing protein, producing MLIKRLSVFSAMVLLTACQQINLPQGDYQQLEANATQKPLQIALHEGKISGFTGCNNTMGNYQIDNGELVVSQLASTMMACEPSAMEREQAFSQFLQNRPQVAIAGKTLTLSKADQQYQFSLQPDLSNATTKLVYVAAERQTCTGVAVQQCLKVRDTKQAEWQLFYDEIEGFTPQPGVAYRLRIKEVTLKNPAADASSVRWVLDMIIEQEVVNP